One window of the Populus nigra chromosome 4, ddPopNigr1.1, whole genome shotgun sequence genome contains the following:
- the LOC133691906 gene encoding O-fucosyltransferase 31 isoform X1: MKYHHQNLSQRMAFAALFVLLLPILSPHLFSPLSRSYPSLFSEWNAPKPRHLPLLKAALDRHIPVRQKNELWSPLPYQGWKPCIEPTTIHTLPTKSQGYIQVFLDGGLNQQRMGICDAVAVAKILNATLVIPHLEVNAVWQDTSSFADIFDVEHFIDTLSHDVAIVKEPPIEYWWSTREYYATGIRAMRIKTAPVHGSADWYLENVLPVLQSYGIAAIAPFSHRLAFDKLPPNIQRLRCKVNFHALTFVPHIRVLGDALVNRLRHPFEKFHTSGTGFLKERMNDTESEGSGKFVVLHLRFDKDMAAHSSCDFGGGKAERLALAKYRQLLWQGRVLNSQFTDEALRKQGRCPLTPEEIGLLLAALGFSNSTRLYLASHKVYGGEARISALKKLFPLVDHKKSLASAEELAKVDGKASLLAAVDYYVSLQSDIFISASPGNMHNALVGHRAYLNLKTIRPNMVMLGPLFLNKSIEWPEFQYAVLSGHKSRQGQIRLRKERQSIYTYPIPDCSCQS, from the exons ATGAAGTACCATCACCAGAATCTGTCACAGAGAATGGCTTTTGCTGCGCTTTTCGTCCTTCTTCTACCCATTTTATCTCCTCATCTCTTCAGCCCTTTGAGCAGATCCTATCCTTCTCTCTTCTCC GAGTGGAATGCACCAAAACCCAGGCATTTGCCTCTACTGAAAGCTGCTTTAGATCGCCATATT cCTGTTAGACAAAAGAATGAGCTTTGGTCTCCTTTGCCTTACCAAGGATGGAAGCCTTGCATTGAACCCACCACGATTCACA CGTTGCCAACAAAGTCCCAAGGATATATCCAAGTGTTTCTTGATGGAGGGTTGAACCAACAAAGAATGGGA ATATGTGATGCGGTCGCCGTTGCCAAAATACTGAATGCAACACTTGTGATCCCACACCTTGAAGTGAATGCTGTTTGGCAAGATACAAG TTCATTTGCGGATATATTTGATGTGGAACACTTTATTGATACCCTAAGTCATGATGTTGCAATAGTTAAAGAGCCACCCATTGAGTACTGGTGGAGCACAAGAGAGTATTATGCTACAGGCATACGAGCTATGAGAATCAAAACAGCACCTGTCCATGGTTCAGCTGACTGGTATCTGGAAAATGTATTGCCTGTGTTGCAGAg TTATGGAATTGCTGCCATTGCCCCATTTTCTCACCGCCTGGCTTTTGACAAATTGCCCCCAAATATCCAACGCCTACGTTGCAAAGTCAATTTTCATGCACTAACTTTTGTTCCTCATATCAGAGTGTTAGGAGATGCACTCGTAAATCGTCTCCGCCACCCGTTTGAGAAGTTTCATACCTCTGGAACTGGGTTCCTAAAGGAGAGGATGAATGATACCGAATCAGAGGGGTCTGGAAAGTTTGTCGTGTTACATCTTCGCTTTGATAAA GACATGGCTGCTCATTCATCATGTGATTTTGGTGGGGGTAAAGCTGAAAGACTTGCTCTAGCAAAATACCGTCAATTGCTTTGGCAGGGAAGAGTCTTAAACTCTCAGTTCACTGATGAGGCATTGAGAAAACAAGGGCGTTGTCCATTGACTCCTGAAGAGATTGGATTGCTGCTAGCAGCTTTGGGCTTCAGCAATAGCACCCGTCTCTACCTTGCATCGCACAAG GTTTATGGTGGAGAAGCAAGGATCTCTGCTTTAAAGAAATTATTCCCCCTTGTGGATCATAAAAAGAGCCTTGCCTCTGCAGAGGAACTGGCAAAGGTTGATGGCAAGGCTTCCTTGTTGGCTGCAGTTGACTATTATGTGAGTTTGCAGAGTGACATCTTTATCTCTGCTTCTCCGGGAAATATGCATAATGCTTTG GTTGGACATAGAGCGTACCTAAACCTGAAGACCATAAGACCAAACATGGTGATGCTGGGCCCGCTTTTCCTGAACAAGAGCATAGAATGGCCAGAATTTCAGTATGCAGTTCTCAGTGGGCATAAAAGTAGACAAGGGCAGATCAGGCTGAGAAAGGAGAGGCAGTCGATATATACATATCCTATCCCTGACTGCTCGTGTCAGTCGTAA
- the LOC133691906 gene encoding O-fucosyltransferase 31 isoform X2 has protein sequence MKYHHQNLSQRMAFAALFVLLLPILSPHLFSPLSRSYPSLFSEWNAPKPRHLPLLKAALDRHIPVRQKNELWSPLPYQGWKPCIEPTTIHTLPTKSQGYIQVFLDGGLNQQRMGICDAVAVAKILNATLVIPHLEVNAVWQDTRYFAIKEPPIEYWWSTREYYATGIRAMRIKTAPVHGSADWYLENVLPVLQSYGIAAIAPFSHRLAFDKLPPNIQRLRCKVNFHALTFVPHIRVLGDALVNRLRHPFEKFHTSGTGFLKERMNDTESEGSGKFVVLHLRFDKDMAAHSSCDFGGGKAERLALAKYRQLLWQGRVLNSQFTDEALRKQGRCPLTPEEIGLLLAALGFSNSTRLYLASHKVYGGEARISALKKLFPLVDHKKSLASAEELAKVDGKASLLAAVDYYVSLQSDIFISASPGNMHNALVGHRAYLNLKTIRPNMVMLGPLFLNKSIEWPEFQYAVLSGHKSRQGQIRLRKERQSIYTYPIPDCSCQS, from the exons ATGAAGTACCATCACCAGAATCTGTCACAGAGAATGGCTTTTGCTGCGCTTTTCGTCCTTCTTCTACCCATTTTATCTCCTCATCTCTTCAGCCCTTTGAGCAGATCCTATCCTTCTCTCTTCTCC GAGTGGAATGCACCAAAACCCAGGCATTTGCCTCTACTGAAAGCTGCTTTAGATCGCCATATT cCTGTTAGACAAAAGAATGAGCTTTGGTCTCCTTTGCCTTACCAAGGATGGAAGCCTTGCATTGAACCCACCACGATTCACA CGTTGCCAACAAAGTCCCAAGGATATATCCAAGTGTTTCTTGATGGAGGGTTGAACCAACAAAGAATGGGA ATATGTGATGCGGTCGCCGTTGCCAAAATACTGAATGCAACACTTGTGATCCCACACCTTGAAGTGAATGCTGTTTGGCAAGATACAAGGTATTTTGCTA TTAAAGAGCCACCCATTGAGTACTGGTGGAGCACAAGAGAGTATTATGCTACAGGCATACGAGCTATGAGAATCAAAACAGCACCTGTCCATGGTTCAGCTGACTGGTATCTGGAAAATGTATTGCCTGTGTTGCAGAg TTATGGAATTGCTGCCATTGCCCCATTTTCTCACCGCCTGGCTTTTGACAAATTGCCCCCAAATATCCAACGCCTACGTTGCAAAGTCAATTTTCATGCACTAACTTTTGTTCCTCATATCAGAGTGTTAGGAGATGCACTCGTAAATCGTCTCCGCCACCCGTTTGAGAAGTTTCATACCTCTGGAACTGGGTTCCTAAAGGAGAGGATGAATGATACCGAATCAGAGGGGTCTGGAAAGTTTGTCGTGTTACATCTTCGCTTTGATAAA GACATGGCTGCTCATTCATCATGTGATTTTGGTGGGGGTAAAGCTGAAAGACTTGCTCTAGCAAAATACCGTCAATTGCTTTGGCAGGGAAGAGTCTTAAACTCTCAGTTCACTGATGAGGCATTGAGAAAACAAGGGCGTTGTCCATTGACTCCTGAAGAGATTGGATTGCTGCTAGCAGCTTTGGGCTTCAGCAATAGCACCCGTCTCTACCTTGCATCGCACAAG GTTTATGGTGGAGAAGCAAGGATCTCTGCTTTAAAGAAATTATTCCCCCTTGTGGATCATAAAAAGAGCCTTGCCTCTGCAGAGGAACTGGCAAAGGTTGATGGCAAGGCTTCCTTGTTGGCTGCAGTTGACTATTATGTGAGTTTGCAGAGTGACATCTTTATCTCTGCTTCTCCGGGAAATATGCATAATGCTTTG GTTGGACATAGAGCGTACCTAAACCTGAAGACCATAAGACCAAACATGGTGATGCTGGGCCCGCTTTTCCTGAACAAGAGCATAGAATGGCCAGAATTTCAGTATGCAGTTCTCAGTGGGCATAAAAGTAGACAAGGGCAGATCAGGCTGAGAAAGGAGAGGCAGTCGATATATACATATCCTATCCCTGACTGCTCGTGTCAGTCGTAA